The Metasolibacillus fluoroglycofenilyticus DNA segment CTGATTACAAGTCAGTTGCTCTACCAACTGAGCTACACCGGCATTTTGTTTGGTGGAGGATGACGGGTTCGAACCGCCGACCCCCTGCTTGTAAGGCAGGTGCTCTCCCAGCTGAGCTAATCCTCCATTTGCCTAGCGATGTCCTACTCTCACAGGAGGAAGCCCCCAACTACCATCGGCGCTAAAGAGCTTAACTTCCGTGTTCGGTATGGGAACGGGTGTGACCTCTTTGCCATCATCACTAGACTATTCTCTATTTCAGAACGTTCATCCGTTCTTCAAGACAAGAATTAGTATATAATGTTCTCTCACATTATGCAATACTTTTTTTGAAAAAAATAATATTTTTTTCTAATTGATAAAGTGAAGCTTCAATTAGTCGATTTTCAATTAAATCTGAAGTGGGCGTCTTACTGCCCGTTAATGCGGGATAAAATAAAATACTCTGTTGCCCATTATAGCAAGTGATTTTCTAAAAGAAAATAGCTAATTTCACTCAGTTGAAATTAATTATAATAGTATATTAAGAAACTTGATAGTACATGCTCTTTTCAATACATATAAGAGTTTCTTATTTTCTTTAATAAGGGCAAGAGCTGCTCATTTTCTTTATCGTATTTTATAAATAAATCAATTACTGGTAATTCAAATAAATCAAAATCGATAATATTAAATCTGCCTTCCATCATCTCTTTATATATCGTTGATTTTGGTAAAAAGGCCATCCCTAGTCCATCTTTAACAAACTGTTTAACAATATAAGTTTGAGAAATTGACATTGTACGTATAAATGAAAAATGTTTCTTTAGCAATGGCTCAATCAATACCGATTCTTTTAAATGTCCAGTAAGTAAGGGGTATTTTTCAAATAAAGAACGATAATCATAATGTTCTCCCGTCTCATCATCATAACTATCTAATGGAACAGCAAGCTGTAGCGGACTCGACATAATTTTTTCAGCATGTATAAGGTGATGCCTGCTTCCTCCAATGCCAATACCTATATGTACTTGATTAGCTAAAAGCTGCTCGTCAATTTGCTCTGAATCCACAACCGCAATTTTAATTTCATATTCCTTATGCTCCATTAAAAATTGATAAATAATAAGTGGTAAATTTGTTTCTACTAGAAGTGGTGATAAAGCAATTGTAATGCTTTTTCTATACTGATTTGCGTAAAACAATGTATCGCGTTTACTGTCCTCCACTTTTTGTAAAATTTCCTTTGCTTGCTTTAAAAAGAATTTCCCTTCCTCTGATAGCCATATTTTTGTGTGCTCTCGATGAAACAACTTAACTTGCAAGCTTTCTTCTAATAGCTGAATATGTATTGTAATACTCGGCTGAGATATAAATAGCTTTTCCGCTGCTTCACGGAAATTCCCTGTATCAGCAGCGACGACAAAAGACTGAATCCACTTTAGTTCCATTTTACACCTCTGATTAATTTTTTTAATCAATTCAATTAAATTTAATTAATTTATTTAATTTGATAATTATTTTACAGTGATAATATCAAAGTATATGGAGGATTATCAATGGAAAAATTGATTTTATCGTTTACTCGCTTTGCCGAAATAGAAACAAAGAATAATAGTTCATTATACTACTTTTGGTGCAAAAAAATTATTCATGACAAGGAAATGCTGCAATTGCTTATACAAATTCCCGAATCCCAACCGAAACCTAATTTGTTTTTTGCAGCAATCCAATTTTTATTAATGAGATATGATGACCCATTAAAAAAATACATTCCATCGTTCGTGTTAAATCCTTTACCTATAGAAGAAAGTTATTCAGCCTTACAAAAGTTTGTAAAAAAGTATGAACAAGCGCTCATTCAATGCTTTCAAACAAGGCGTGTTCAAACAAATGAAGTTCGACGGAGCGCTTATTTATATCCTATTTTTAGCGACATTGCGAAAAGAGCTCAAAAACCGTTAGCCTTAATTGAAATTGGCACAAGTGCGGGTCTTTTATTGAATGTTGATAAATATTGCTATGAAGTAAAGGAAGGTGATTCCTTTATTTATTACGGTCATCTAGAAAGCCAAGTACTACTTAAATCCGAGAATATAGGAAATGCTTTGACGTGCTACAGAGACTTTCAAGTATCTGACCGTTACGGCATTGATTTGAATGTTTTACAGCTACAAAATAGGGATGATTATATGTGGCTAGAAGCTTTAATATGGCCAGAGCATAAGGAGCGACGCAAGTTATTACATCAAGCGTCAACTATTCATTCAGAAGTACCCAAAACATTATTAAAGGGAGACGTGCTTCAACTACTACCATCTATCATTCAGAATATTTCTAATGCGCATCAAATCGTTATTTTTCACACACATGTCGCTAATCAGTTTTCAAACGAGTTAAAGGAAGCGTTTCAACAAACTTTAGCAAATATAGCGAAAGATAAGCCCATTTATCACGTTTACAATAATATGTATGATGAAAATATTCATGTCGATTACTTATCGGCACATTTGAATGAAGAAATCCGGCTTCTCCCTAAAGCAGGAAGCCATGGGCAATTTTTTTCTTGGTGTTAAGCGTGTAAGACTCCTTTACAATGAGCGTCCAAAAAGCCGTGCAGAGCCGGCTTTTTTGGACACTGTCGTTAGTGTTTCTTCAAAAGGCTCTTGGAAAACGGGAGAAACATTGCGCTTAGCGCATTTTTCTCCGAATGAAGTGAATTGGTGAAATTAAATTTTCCTTGCATCGTAAAAACCCCACAGCCGCCTCACTTAATCAACAGAAGAGCTTGTCGTACTTTTGTTAAACTCTCAATAGATGTGCTTTCCCCAAAAGACATTCTAAAAAATTGGCGAGCAGCGGTTATTGAATAGCCCATTGATAAAATGGCCTTTGTACCTGAATCACTGTGAATATCACAAGCACTTCCAGTAGATATTGCAATTCCAGCTTCATTTAACTTTAATAAAACATACTGCCCTTCAACCTTTTCCATTATTACGCCGCAAATATTCGGTAATTGCTCCTTTGATTCAATAAGTTCACAGCTTTCTGGTAAGCTTTCTTTTAAATATTGACGCAATTTTTCATAGTGGCCTCTTTCATAATGGTATTCTTCAACGGCTGTAGCAAAGGCAACAATGGCCGGTGTATCTAACGTACCTCCACGCAAGCCTTTTTCGTGTGTAACCCCCGGTGCTAAAGGTGGCACACCTAGTTTTGGATTTATATAAATTGCTCCACAGCCTTTTGGACCACCAATTTTATGAGCTGATACAGTGATGGCATCGACTTGAATTTGTAGCGGTAATTTACAAAAAGATTGCACACAATCAACATGCATGAATATATCATGTGTTTTTGCAATGTGAGCTATTTGTTCAATTGGCTGAATGGCGCCTATTTCAGAATTGACATGCTGAATTGCAATCAATGCAGTTTCTTCACATATTGCTGCGCGCAATTGTTCCACATCAATACAGCCATCCTGCTGTAGGGCCAATTTCGTAACACGATAGCCCATTTTTTCTAATGTATTTAACGCGGCATGAACAGACGTATGCTCCGCTTGTGATGAAATAATATGCTTCCCCTTACTTGAGGCAAGCGCTAATGACAAAATTGCTATTATATTTCCCTCTGTCCCACTACCTGTAAAAATAATACCGTCTTTATTACAATTAAGGGCTTGTGCAATGACCTGTCTCGCCTGTTCTACAAAATATTGTGACTGCCCACCTAAATCGTGCAAACTAGCACTGTTGCCATAATATTTTTTTGCAACTTCACAATATACTGCTAGTGCCTTTTCTGTCATTGGTGCTGTTGCTGCGTAATCTAAATAAATCATATTTTTCTACCCTTCTTTCTTCTTAAGTCTTGTTTTCTTCTTTATTTTATGTAAAGATATGTGTCAAGACAACTGTAAAGAAGGTTTTATTATGTACATAAAGACAGATGTTCTTATTATCGGTAGTGGTATAGCTGCACTTCAAGCCGCTCGTATATTAGGGCAATATTTTCAGGTGCAGCTTGTGACAAAGTCTTCTATAACAACAAGTAGCTCTTACAGAGCGCAAGGAGGCATTGCTGCCGTTACAACACGAACAGACAATATTAACTTCCATATTCACGACACATTACGCGCAGGTGAATATCATCATATTTTATCGAATGTTGAGCAATTAATAAAAAATGGTGCACAGCTTATTGATGAGCTTTTACAACAAGGTCTACCAGTTGATAGGGATACGAATGGCGAACCAATCCTCGGTTTAGAGGGAGCGCATAGCCATAACCGTATTTTGCATGCTGGAGGAGACCAAACTGGCAAATGCTTTATTCATTATTTAATAGACCAGCTACCTCGAGCCGTTACAATTAATGAACACGAGACAGCTTATGAATTGCTATTAAATACAAATGGCGAGTGTATCGGTGCACTTACAACAGGAAATCAAGGTTCAAGACGCTATCTTGCCCATCACACTGTCATTGCAACAGGCGGAGCTGGTGCTCTTTATAGCTGCACCTC contains these protein-coding regions:
- a CDS encoding LysR family transcriptional regulator — translated: MELKWIQSFVVAADTGNFREAAEKLFISQPSITIHIQLLEESLQVKLFHREHTKIWLSEEGKFFLKQAKEILQKVEDSKRDTLFYANQYRKSITIALSPLLVETNLPLIIYQFLMEHKEYEIKIAVVDSEQIDEQLLANQVHIGIGIGGSRHHLIHAEKIMSSPLQLAVPLDSYDDETGEHYDYRSLFEKYPLLTGHLKESVLIEPLLKKHFSFIRTMSISQTYIVKQFVKDGLGMAFLPKSTIYKEMMEGRFNIIDFDLFELPVIDLFIKYDKENEQLLPLLKKIRNSYMY
- a CDS encoding DUF2332 domain-containing protein, with protein sequence MEKLILSFTRFAEIETKNNSSLYYFWCKKIIHDKEMLQLLIQIPESQPKPNLFFAAIQFLLMRYDDPLKKYIPSFVLNPLPIEESYSALQKFVKKYEQALIQCFQTRRVQTNEVRRSAYLYPIFSDIAKRAQKPLALIEIGTSAGLLLNVDKYCYEVKEGDSFIYYGHLESQVLLKSENIGNALTCYRDFQVSDRYGIDLNVLQLQNRDDYMWLEALIWPEHKERRKLLHQASTIHSEVPKTLLKGDVLQLLPSIIQNISNAHQIVIFHTHVANQFSNELKEAFQQTLANIAKDKPIYHVYNNMYDENIHVDYLSAHLNEEIRLLPKAGSHGQFFSWC
- a CDS encoding cysteine desulfurase family protein; the encoded protein is MIYLDYAATAPMTEKALAVYCEVAKKYYGNSASLHDLGGQSQYFVEQARQVIAQALNCNKDGIIFTGSGTEGNIIAILSLALASSKGKHIISSQAEHTSVHAALNTLEKMGYRVTKLALQQDGCIDVEQLRAAICEETALIAIQHVNSEIGAIQPIEQIAHIAKTHDIFMHVDCVQSFCKLPLQIQVDAITVSAHKIGGPKGCGAIYINPKLGVPPLAPGVTHEKGLRGGTLDTPAIVAFATAVEEYHYERGHYEKLRQYLKESLPESCELIESKEQLPNICGVIMEKVEGQYVLLKLNEAGIAISTGSACDIHSDSGTKAILSMGYSITAARQFFRMSFGESTSIESLTKVRQALLLIK